One Algibacter sp. L3A6 genomic region harbors:
- a CDS encoding flavin reductase family protein, with product MYFSRNDIDQLDHIYKINLINSITGYKPANLIATKSQSGITNVAVFSSVVHYGSAPPILGFVLRPTTVRRHTFDNIIETGYYTVNHINEAIVEDAHHTSAKYPKDVSEFSKTGLEEEYNNDFYAPFVKQSTIKMGMKFLQKIDIEANGTILILGEITDLYINDDLVEHDGFADLLKANTAVINGLDTYAIPTKTKRLTYQRPK from the coding sequence ATGTATTTTAGCCGTAACGATATAGACCAACTCGATCATATTTATAAAATAAATTTGATTAATAGTATTACGGGCTATAAACCTGCAAATTTAATAGCGACAAAATCTCAATCGGGAATAACCAATGTGGCCGTTTTCAGTTCTGTAGTACATTATGGTTCTGCACCACCTATTTTAGGTTTTGTACTGAGACCAACAACGGTAAGGCGCCATACTTTCGATAATATTATAGAAACAGGTTATTACACCGTTAATCATATTAACGAAGCTATAGTTGAAGATGCTCATCATACATCTGCCAAATACCCTAAAGATGTTTCAGAGTTTAGTAAAACAGGATTAGAAGAAGAATACAATAACGATTTTTATGCGCCTTTTGTAAAGCAATCGACAATAAAAATGGGTATGAAATTTTTACAAAAAATAGATATAGAAGCAAATGGTACTATTTTAATTTTAGGTGAAATAACAGATCTATACATTAATGATGATCTTGTAGAGCATGATGGTTTTGCAGACTTATTGAAAGCTAACACAGCTGTTATTAATGGCTTAGACACTTACGCCATACCAACTAAAACTAAAAGATTAACCTACCAAAGACCTAAATAA
- a CDS encoding SDR family NAD(P)-dependent oxidoreductase, with protein MKKLVIIGGSKGIGQAIINTLKDTYSIVNISRTAIETSSTITQHTLDVLEEELPEIDSIDALVYCPGSINLKALSRLNIDDFKNDFNINVLGAIKTIKHYEKALIEGHGSVVLFSSVATQIGMPFHASIATSKAALEGLTKSLAAEYATKIRFNIIAPTITDTPLASRLLRNEKQRETMSERHPLKSILDPNEVAALTKYLLSSDAKSISGQTFPIDAGITSLKL; from the coding sequence ATGAAAAAACTAGTTATTATTGGTGGCAGCAAAGGTATTGGCCAAGCCATTATAAACACCTTAAAAGATACATATAGCATTGTAAACATAAGCCGTACGGCAATAGAAACATCTTCTACAATTACGCAACATACTTTAGATGTTTTAGAAGAGGAGTTACCAGAAATAGATAGCATAGATGCTCTAGTGTATTGCCCAGGAAGCATAAACCTAAAAGCACTATCGAGATTAAACATCGACGATTTTAAAAACGATTTCAACATTAACGTTTTAGGAGCTATAAAAACTATAAAACATTACGAAAAGGCTTTAATTGAAGGCCACGGAAGTGTGGTTTTATTCAGTAGTGTAGCAACACAAATAGGCATGCCTTTTCACGCTAGTATTGCCACAAGTAAAGCGGCCTTAGAAGGATTAACAAAATCGTTGGCAGCAGAATATGCAACAAAAATACGTTTCAATATTATTGCACCAACTATTACAGACACACCGTTGGCTTCTCGATTATTACGAAATGAAAAACAAAGAGAAACCATGAGCGAACGCCACCCATTAAAATCTATTTTAGATCCTAATGAAGTTGCCGCGCTAACCAAATACTTGTTATCTAGCGATGCTAAATCGATTTCCGGACAAACATTCCCAATAGATGCGGGAATAACTAGTCTAAAACTCTAA
- a CDS encoding SRPBCC family protein encodes MINIKKHSGIYTLEATQEIDIPIHEAWSFFSSPNNLEKITPSEMGFKITSEVDKKAYAGQIITYKVGILPGINTNWVTEITQVEHESFFIDEQRFGPYRMWHHEHWFYSQPDGKTLMKDKISYKIPFGILGDLAQTLFIKKQLKGIFEYRFKTLETYFNGK; translated from the coding sequence ATGATTAATATAAAAAAACATTCTGGAATTTACACCTTAGAGGCTACACAAGAAATCGACATTCCGATACATGAAGCTTGGTCTTTTTTTAGCTCTCCTAATAATCTAGAAAAAATCACACCTTCAGAAATGGGTTTTAAAATCACATCTGAAGTAGATAAAAAGGCTTATGCCGGACAAATAATAACTTATAAAGTTGGTATTCTCCCAGGTATAAATACAAATTGGGTTACAGAAATAACACAAGTTGAACACGAATCTTTCTTTATAGACGAGCAGCGTTTTGGGCCATACAGAATGTGGCATCATGAACATTGGTTTTACAGCCAACCTGACGGAAAAACATTAATGAAAGATAAAATCTCATACAAAATACCTTTTGGAATTTTAGGTGATTTAGCTCAAACTCTTTTTATAAAAAAACAATTAAAAGGTATTTTCGAATACCGTTTTAAAACCTTAGAAACCTACTTTAATGGAAAATAA
- a CDS encoding cryptochrome/photolyase family protein — MENKITLFWFRRDLRLEDNTALHYALKSSNNVLPIFIFDDDILDSLPKDDARVSFIHNTLENINKELTEFGSSLVVKKGSTLEIWKALIAEHNIERVFFNKDYEPYAIKRDLEISNLLSANGIEAKSFKDQVIFEENDILKNDNTPYTIYTPFKNKWLKKFDDKADVLNHDIDNTRFHKINSTFTSLEDIGFTKSDIRVKPYNLTALDRYDEVRNFPAQDQTSYLSPHLRFGLVSTRNMVKLALKTNAIFLSELIWREFFMQILFHFPKVVTENFKQKYDAIPWRNNEADFKAWCEGKTGYPMVDAGMRELNKTGYMHNRVRMITAGFLCKHLLIDWRWGEAYFAEKLLDYELSANNGNWQWAAGTGCDAAPYFRVFNPAEQLKKFDKDTIYIRRWVEDYDELTYPQPMVEHKFARERAISTYKKALNP, encoded by the coding sequence ATGGAAAATAAAATCACTCTATTTTGGTTTCGACGCGACTTAAGACTAGAAGATAACACGGCTTTACATTATGCTCTAAAATCGAGTAACAATGTATTACCTATTTTTATTTTTGATGATGATATTTTAGACTCATTACCTAAAGATGATGCTAGGGTTTCCTTTATTCACAACACTTTAGAAAACATAAACAAAGAACTTACCGAGTTTGGATCGAGCCTTGTTGTAAAAAAAGGATCGACTCTAGAAATTTGGAAAGCTCTAATTGCAGAGCATAACATTGAGCGTGTGTTTTTTAATAAAGATTACGAACCTTACGCCATAAAAAGAGACCTTGAAATCTCAAATTTATTAAGTGCTAATGGCATAGAAGCAAAGTCTTTTAAAGACCAAGTAATTTTTGAAGAAAACGATATTCTAAAAAACGACAACACACCTTATACGATATACACACCGTTTAAGAATAAGTGGTTAAAAAAATTCGATGACAAAGCAGATGTATTAAATCATGACATCGATAACACTAGATTCCATAAGATTAACTCAACTTTTACTTCTTTAGAAGATATTGGGTTTACTAAAAGCGATATACGAGTAAAACCATATAACTTAACGGCTTTGGATCGCTATGACGAAGTCCGAAATTTTCCAGCACAAGACCAAACCTCATACCTTTCACCACATTTAAGATTTGGACTTGTTAGCACCAGAAACATGGTGAAATTAGCATTAAAAACAAATGCTATATTTTTAAGTGAGCTTATTTGGCGCGAATTTTTCATGCAAATCCTCTTTCATTTCCCTAAAGTAGTTACCGAAAATTTCAAACAAAAATACGATGCGATACCCTGGAGGAATAACGAAGCAGACTTTAAAGCTTGGTGCGAAGGAAAAACGGGTTACCCCATGGTAGATGCCGGTATGCGCGAATTAAACAAAACGGGATATATGCACAACCGTGTACGTATGATTACTGCCGGATTTCTATGTAAACACCTTTTAATAGATTGGCGTTGGGGCGAAGCATATTTCGCTGAAAAGCTACTAGATTACGAACTCTCTGCAAATAATGGAAACTGGCAATGGGCCGCTGGCACAGGTTGCGATGCCGCACCTTATTTTAGAGTTTTTAATCCTGCCGAGCAGTTGAAAAAATTTGATAAAGATACCATTTACATACGCCGTTGGGTTGAAGATTATGATGAATTAACCTATCCGCAACCTATGGTCGAACATAAATTTGCACGAGAACGTGCTATTTCTACATACAAAAAAGCGCTAAATCCTTAA
- the alaS gene encoding alanine--tRNA ligase, with translation MKSQDIRAKFLSFFEDKKHSIVPSAPMVLKDDPTLMFVNAGMAPFKEYFLGNAQPKNNRITDSQKCLRVSGKHNDLEEVGYDTYHHTLFEMLGNWSFGDYFKKEAIAWAWELLVDVYGVDKDILYVTVFEGSDDDDNLSMDTEAYDFWKQYISEDRILKGNKKDNFWEMGDQGPCGPCSEIHVDIRSAEEKAKVSGKDLVNMDHPQVVEIWNLVFMQYNRKANGSLEALPDKHIDTGMGFERLCMVLQGVQSNYDTDVFTPIIREIEAVTNKTYNKNEEVDVAIRVISDHVRAVAFSIADGQLPSNTGAGYVIRRILRRAVRYGFTFLEKKEPFIYRLVTVLSEKMGDAFPELKAQKQLIENVIKEEEQSFLRTLDQGLVLLNRIVETTKGDTVSGERAFELYDTYGFPIDLTALILSEKGLKLDEKGFNEELQKQKNRSRAASEMSTDDWTILSNDSEEEFVGYDSLEANVKLTRYRKVVSKKDGEMYQLVFNLTPFYPEGGGQVGDKGYLEDAHGDVVYILDTKKESNVIIHFAKNLPKHINESFKAVVDEKQRNRTESNHTATHLLHQALREILGTHVEQKGSAVNSKYLRFDFSHFSKLTTEELQDVENFVNARIEGKLPLVEKRNVPKEEAIADGAMSLFGEKYGDTVRAIRFGQSVELCGGTHVKNTGDIWHFKIVSEGAVAAGIRRIEAITNDAVKDFYSENNRTFFEMKDLLNNAKEPVKALQNLQDENTNLKKQIEGLLKDKAKNIKGELRSELAEINGVQFLAKKLDLDAGGLKDVAFDLGSQFDNLFLLFATEQNGKALLSCYISKELVASKGLNAGQVVRELGKHIQGGGGGQPFFATAGGKNPDGITKALDGAKAYIG, from the coding sequence ATGAAGTCTCAAGACATCCGCGCTAAGTTTTTAAGTTTTTTTGAAGATAAAAAGCATAGTATTGTGCCATCGGCTCCCATGGTTTTAAAAGATGATCCAACCCTTATGTTTGTAAACGCAGGGATGGCGCCTTTTAAAGAATATTTTCTTGGAAACGCCCAGCCTAAAAATAATAGAATTACCGATTCGCAAAAATGTTTGCGTGTTTCTGGAAAACATAACGATTTAGAAGAAGTTGGTTATGATACCTACCACCATACATTGTTCGAAATGCTTGGTAACTGGAGTTTTGGCGATTACTTTAAAAAGGAAGCTATTGCTTGGGCTTGGGAACTTTTAGTTGATGTTTATGGCGTAGATAAAGATATTTTGTACGTTACCGTTTTTGAAGGCAGTGATGACGACGATAATTTAAGCATGGATACCGAAGCTTACGATTTTTGGAAACAATATATTTCTGAAGATCGCATATTAAAAGGTAACAAAAAGGACAACTTCTGGGAAATGGGCGATCAAGGTCCATGTGGTCCATGTAGTGAAATACACGTAGATATTCGTTCTGCGGAAGAAAAAGCTAAAGTTTCTGGTAAAGATTTGGTAAACATGGATCATCCGCAAGTGGTGGAAATATGGAACCTCGTTTTTATGCAATATAACAGAAAAGCGAACGGAAGTTTAGAGGCTTTACCAGATAAGCATATTGATACAGGTATGGGCTTTGAGCGTCTTTGTATGGTTTTACAAGGCGTGCAATCTAATTATGATACCGATGTGTTTACACCAATTATTCGCGAAATTGAAGCAGTTACCAATAAAACATACAATAAGAACGAAGAGGTAGATGTTGCTATTCGTGTAATTTCCGATCACGTTCGTGCCGTAGCGTTTTCAATTGCAGATGGACAATTGCCAAGTAATACTGGTGCAGGTTATGTAATTCGAAGAATTTTACGCCGTGCTGTACGTTACGGATTTACATTTTTAGAGAAAAAAGAACCTTTTATTTATAGGTTAGTTACTGTTTTAAGCGAAAAAATGGGGGATGCTTTCCCGGAATTGAAAGCTCAAAAACAACTTATTGAAAATGTTATAAAAGAAGAAGAACAATCATTTTTAAGAACATTAGATCAAGGTTTGGTCTTATTAAATAGAATTGTAGAAACTACAAAAGGAGATACAGTTTCTGGAGAGCGCGCTTTCGAATTGTATGATACTTATGGTTTTCCTATAGATTTAACAGCGCTTATTCTTTCTGAAAAAGGATTGAAGTTAGATGAAAAGGGCTTTAATGAAGAATTACAAAAGCAAAAGAATCGCTCGCGTGCAGCTAGCGAAATGTCTACTGATGATTGGACGATTTTAAGTAACGATTCCGAAGAAGAATTTGTTGGTTATGATTCGCTTGAAGCTAATGTGAAATTAACAAGATACCGTAAAGTTGTTTCTAAAAAAGATGGCGAAATGTATCAATTAGTATTTAACTTAACACCGTTTTACCCAGAAGGCGGAGGGCAAGTTGGAGATAAAGGTTACTTGGAAGATGCCCATGGTGATGTTGTTTATATTTTAGATACTAAAAAAGAAAGTAACGTTATTATTCACTTCGCTAAAAATTTACCAAAGCATATTAACGAAAGCTTTAAAGCGGTAGTAGATGAAAAACAACGTAATCGAACAGAGAGTAACCATACAGCAACACATTTATTACATCAGGCCTTAAGAGAGATTTTAGGAACTCATGTAGAACAAAAAGGATCGGCTGTAAACTCTAAGTATTTGCGTTTTGATTTCTCGCATTTTTCTAAATTAACAACCGAAGAATTGCAAGATGTAGAGAACTTTGTAAATGCCAGAATAGAAGGTAAGTTGCCTTTAGTTGAAAAAAGAAATGTTCCAAAGGAAGAAGCTATCGCAGATGGTGCTATGAGTTTGTTTGGAGAAAAATATGGCGATACGGTTCGTGCTATTCGTTTTGGACAATCTGTTGAACTTTGTGGTGGGACACACGTTAAAAATACAGGTGATATTTGGCATTTTAAAATAGTTTCAGAAGGTGCTGTTGCAGCTGGAATTAGAAGAATTGAAGCTATCACTAACGATGCTGTAAAAGATTTTTATTCTGAAAACAACAGAACATTCTTCGAAATGAAAGATTTACTTAACAATGCTAAAGAGCCTGTAAAAGCACTTCAGAATTTACAAGATGAAAACACCAATCTTAAAAAGCAAATTGAAGGTTTATTAAAAGATAAAGCTAAAAATATAAAAGGTGAATTAAGAAGTGAATTAGCTGAAATTAATGGCGTTCAGTTTTTAGCCAAAAAATTAGATTTGGATGCTGGCGGATTAAAAGATGTTGCTTTCGATTTAGGATCGCAGTTTGATAATTTATTCTTATTGTTTGCAACCGAACAAAACGGAAAAGCATTATTATCATGCTACATCTCAAAAGAATTAGTTGCTAGTAAAGGCTTAAATGCTGGGCAAGTAGTTCGCGAACTTGGTAAACATATCCAAGGTGGTGGAGGTGGACAACCATTTTTTGCAACTGCTGGAGGTAAAAATCCAGATGGTATTACAAAAGCATTAGATGGAGCAAAGGCCTATATTGGATAA
- a CDS encoding M23 family metallopeptidase, which produces MSKVKYYYDSDSLSYRKIERRKRTTFKYAFMFILASALFGFLFVFISSQYVESPKERSLARELHNMQLQYELLNKKMNEAENVLANVADRDNNIYRVYFEANPIPEAQRRAGFGGINRYKNLEGFDNSKLIIESNKRLDILQKQIVVQSKSLDEIAVLAKEKEKLLAAIPAIQPVNNKDLKRMASGYGMRSDPFTKARKMHWGMDFTAPRGTPIYASGDGIVVRADSGSTGYGNHIRIDHGFGYISLYAHLYKYNVRKNQKVQRGDLIGFVGSTGRSEAPHLHYEIFKDGDRINPMNFYYGSLTAEEYSKLLEHASLENQSLD; this is translated from the coding sequence ATGAGTAAGGTAAAATATTATTACGATTCTGATTCACTTTCTTACAGGAAGATTGAGCGCCGAAAAAGGACGACGTTTAAGTATGCTTTTATGTTTATTTTAGCATCGGCACTCTTTGGTTTCTTGTTCGTTTTTATATCAAGTCAATACGTAGAATCACCCAAAGAACGGTCTCTCGCAAGAGAATTACACAACATGCAATTGCAGTATGAATTGCTGAATAAAAAAATGAACGAAGCCGAAAACGTTTTGGCTAATGTTGCCGATAGAGACAACAATATTTATCGTGTTTATTTTGAAGCTAACCCTATTCCGGAAGCACAACGTCGCGCTGGTTTTGGTGGAATCAACAGATATAAAAACTTAGAGGGCTTTGATAACTCTAAACTTATTATTGAAAGTAATAAGCGTTTAGATATTTTACAAAAGCAAATTGTTGTGCAATCTAAATCGCTAGATGAAATTGCTGTACTTGCTAAAGAAAAAGAAAAACTGCTAGCAGCAATACCAGCTATTCAGCCTGTGAATAACAAAGATTTGAAACGTATGGCCTCTGGTTATGGTATGAGATCGGATCCTTTTACAAAGGCTCGAAAAATGCACTGGGGTATGGATTTTACAGCACCACGTGGCACACCTATTTACGCTTCTGGCGATGGAATTGTGGTTCGTGCAGATTCTGGATCTACAGGTTATGGAAACCATATTAGAATAGATCATGGCTTTGGATACATTAGTTTATATGCGCATTTATACAAATACAATGTGCGAAAAAACCAAAAAGTACAACGTGGTGATTTAATTGGATTTGTTGGTAGTACCGGAAGATCGGAAGCACCACATTTACATTACGAAATTTTTAAAGACGGCGACCGCATAAACCCAATGAACTTCTACTACGGAAGTTTAACTGCGGAAGAATACAGCAAACTTTTAGAACACGCTTCATTAGAAAATCAATCTTTAGATTAA
- a CDS encoding MerR family transcriptional regulator: MHIDLPEKRYYAIGEVAKAFGVNTSLIRFWEKEFDVLKPKKNAKGNRKFTPEDVKNLKFIYHLVKERGFTLEGAKTHLKEEKKEALSNFEIINTLENIKTQLIKIKEHL; encoded by the coding sequence ATGCATATAGATTTACCAGAAAAGCGATATTATGCTATTGGAGAAGTGGCCAAAGCCTTCGGAGTAAACACCTCTTTAATACGTTTTTGGGAAAAAGAATTTGATGTCCTTAAACCTAAAAAAAACGCAAAAGGCAACCGGAAATTTACACCAGAAGATGTTAAAAACTTAAAGTTTATCTATCATTTAGTAAAAGAGCGTGGCTTTACGCTAGAAGGTGCGAAAACACATTTAAAGGAAGAAAAAAAAGAAGCACTAAGCAACTTTGAAATTATTAATACTTTAGAGAACATTAAAACGCAACTTATCAAAATAAAAGAACATCTTTAA
- a CDS encoding LemA family protein: protein MKKFLPLIIIAILAIGAYSWGKGFNNTAVTLKETATKTWANVESSYQRRNDLIGNLVKTVQGAADFEKGTLQAVIEARAKATSITIDPTNITPEQLAKFNQAQGGLSGALKSLLVTVERYPDLKANQNFLELQSQLEGTENRINVARDRFNATVEPYNMHIKTFPNSILAGLFNFDPLNYFKAEAGSEKAPDVDFEF, encoded by the coding sequence ATGAAAAAATTTTTACCATTAATTATAATTGCAATTCTTGCCATTGGCGCATACTCTTGGGGTAAAGGATTTAACAATACCGCTGTAACTTTAAAAGAAACAGCAACTAAAACTTGGGCAAATGTAGAAAGTAGCTACCAACGTAGAAACGATTTAATTGGCAACTTAGTAAAAACAGTACAAGGTGCAGCCGATTTTGAAAAAGGGACGTTACAAGCCGTTATAGAAGCACGAGCTAAAGCAACTTCTATTACTATAGACCCAACAAATATTACACCAGAACAATTAGCAAAATTCAACCAAGCACAAGGCGGCTTATCTGGAGCTTTAAAAAGTTTATTAGTAACTGTAGAGCGCTATCCTGATTTAAAAGCAAACCAAAACTTTTTAGAATTACAAAGTCAATTAGAAGGCACAGAAAACAGAATTAACGTTGCTAGAGATCGCTTTAACGCAACTGTAGAGCCATACAACATGCATATTAAAACGTTTCCTAATTCTATATTAGCAGGTTTATTTAATTTTGACCCATTAAATTATTTCAAAGCTGAAGCTGGAAGTGAAAAAGCACCAGACGTAGATTTTGAATTCTAA
- a CDS encoding TPM domain-containing protein, with protein sequence MSNKVEAFLTSEEEQDIVEAIRLAELNTSGEIRVHIENTSNGDATHRALEVFHYLKMDNTKLQNGVLIYVAIDDKTFVIYGDEGINKVVPKNFWDSTKDVMQSHFKSGNFKQGIIEGIQKAGEQLESFFPWKHDDIDELSNEISKG encoded by the coding sequence ATGTCTAATAAAGTTGAAGCATTTTTAACAAGCGAAGAAGAGCAAGACATTGTTGAAGCTATTCGTTTAGCCGAATTAAATACATCTGGTGAAATACGAGTTCATATTGAAAACACTTCCAATGGAGATGCTACACATCGTGCTTTAGAAGTGTTTCATTATTTAAAAATGGACAACACAAAATTGCAAAACGGTGTACTTATTTACGTTGCTATAGACGATAAAACGTTTGTAATTTATGGTGATGAAGGTATAAACAAAGTAGTTCCCAAAAACTTTTGGGACAGCACAAAAGATGTGATGCAATCGCACTTTAAATCTGGTAATTTTAAGCAAGGTATTATTGAAGGTATTCAAAAAGCCGGCGAACAATTAGAATCTTTTTTCCCTTGGAAACATGATGATATCGACGAATTATCTAACGAAATTTCAAAAGGATAG
- a CDS encoding TPM domain-containing protein — protein MKNLFFVVLLTTLLCTNFSFAQYEIPKTPDFQTSVYDYYNLLSASQKSNLEQKLIKYSDTTSTQIVVAIIASTGGENINYLGAKWGQAWKIGQEKEDNGVLILLARDDRRIAINTGYGVEHLLTDAMSKRIINLDIIPYFKQNDYYGGLNKGADAIFEVLTGEYKGTRQSSNQEGIPVGFIMLLVFIFFIILISISKNKRGGGGGNNRGNRSAGSDILEAIILSNLGRGNYRRGSSGGFGGGFGGGSSSGGGFGGGFGGGGFGGGGASGGW, from the coding sequence ATGAAAAATCTTTTTTTCGTTGTTTTACTCACTACACTTTTATGCACTAACTTTTCTTTTGCACAATATGAAATTCCCAAAACACCAGATTTTCAAACAAGTGTTTACGATTACTACAATCTTTTAAGTGCATCACAAAAAAGCAACTTAGAACAAAAACTTATAAAATATTCCGACACGACTTCAACCCAAATAGTAGTAGCTATTATTGCTTCTACCGGAGGTGAAAACATTAATTATTTAGGTGCTAAATGGGGACAAGCCTGGAAAATTGGACAAGAGAAAGAAGATAACGGTGTACTTATTTTACTAGCTCGTGATGATAGACGTATTGCCATTAACACGGGGTACGGCGTTGAGCACTTACTAACCGATGCGATGTCTAAAAGAATTATTAACCTTGATATTATTCCATATTTTAAACAGAATGATTATTACGGTGGATTAAACAAGGGCGCCGATGCTATTTTTGAAGTATTAACTGGCGAATATAAAGGCACAAGACAATCCTCTAACCAAGAAGGTATTCCTGTTGGTTTTATTATGTTATTGGTTTTTATATTTTTTATTATCCTTATCTCTATTTCCAAAAACAAACGCGGAGGTGGCGGCGGAAACAATAGAGGAAATCGATCTGCAGGTTCCGATATACTCGAGGCTATTATTTTGAGTAATTTAGGCCGTGGTAACTACCGAAGAGGCTCTTCTGGAGGTTTTGGTGGTGGCTTTGGAGGCGGAAGCTCTAGCGGAGGTGGTTTTGGCGGAGGCTTCGGTGGTGGAGGCTTTGGCGGAGGTGGTGCTTCTGGTGGTTGGTAA